A single region of the Asterias amurensis chromosome 19, ASM3211899v1 genome encodes:
- the LOC139951639 gene encoding uncharacterized protein isoform X3 — protein sequence MGFVDSTMFLASTIVFLVFLQKVTSQNCSLMSGPTECQNGGTCQQPDLTCMCTLGFIGRYCEIPITSQDCSSMPGPTDCKNGGTCNTELICMCTPEYVGTFCDFPRCTTAGDCLNGGYCLIQSPPELNECMCAAGFGGDRCEIPGCTGSLECQNGGTCLKVPPPDLNTCICASGFEGFRCELPNGFVGCSSSVDCLNGGTCIIQPEGNECMCAYGFEGDMCEDAVTGVDGFDEPCSGMGEGYCLNEGVCEPLNDDPSRWKCRCTSEYAGPICEDEKACSASNMCSDQGTCVDERCQCVVGFSGFLCEIACTDNSECFNMATCDIRSGECICLQGYTGPKCGLGVGNQPLCMIDRDCLNGGTCENDGTCTCINDFKGQYCEIVPAASSTVVIIVSVVAVILVLLVIILVIILLKKHRSRKRNQTNNGHVEMAPRSRSNDYIGVRDDNRWSGLTGSLLKAENFEPTGKEFPRELLHVMGELGAGSFANVHKAEADGIIKKGIMTTVAVKMLKTSATETDKSDFNKERNMYLNLGSHPNVVKMLGFCTEQEPYFLIMEYLPNGNLQSYLRHIRTGSKEQYGNIKEEKRNFLLPDEILSFANMVANGMEFLSSKSCIHRDLATRNILLGEDLVAKVSDFGLARDIQDEQQYEMKSKGRVPVRWMAPESLHDNIYTSKSDVWGYAVLMWELVTLGSHPYPGMSSREVMEKIKVGYRLPKPEHCSDEIFDLMKECWSENPDQRPTFTEICTKLDRLMADASGYLIMSDLNKDDYLYLEPNQTKTNTADDV from the exons ATGGGTTTCGTGGACTCAACGATGTTTTTGGCCAGCACTATTGTGTTCTTGGTGTTCTTGCAGAAAG tgacgtcacagaatTGCTCGCTAATGTCTGGACCAACGGAATGTCAAAACGGAGGCACTTGCCAACAACCTGACTTGACTTGTATGTGCACCCTTGGGTTCATTGGTCGCTATTGTGAAATACCTA TAACGTCACAGGACTGCTCATCAATGCCAGGACCAACGGACTGTAAAAACGGCGGCACTTGCAACACTGAATTGATATGTATGTGCACTCCTGAGTACGTCGGTACCTTTTGTGACTTCCCAA GGTGCACGACTGCAGGGGACTGTTTGAATGGTGGATATTGTCTGATTCAATCACCACCTGAGTTGAATGAGTGTATGTGTGCTGCTGGGTTTGGAGGAGACAGGTGCGAGATTCCTG GATGCACAGGTTCATTGGAGTGTCAGAACGGAGGAACTTGTCTTAAAGTACCACCACCGGATCTCAATACGTGTATTTGTGCTTCTGGGTTTGAAGGATTTAGATGTGAGCTACCGAATGGTTTTGTAGGGTGCAGCAGCTCGGTGGACTGCCTGAACGGAGGAACTTGTATTATTCAACCTGAAGGAAATGAATGTATGTGTGCTTATGGATTCGAAGGTGATATGTGCGAGGACGCTG TTACTGGAGTTGATGGTTTTGATGAGCCTTGTTCTGGTATGGGTGAAGGGTATTGCCTGAACGAGGGTGTTTGCGAACCTCTGAATGACGACCCATCTCGTTGGAAATGTAGATGCACATCGGAATACGCAGGACCCATTTGCGAAGACGAAA AGGCCTGTTCTGCAAGCAATATGTGCTCTGATCAAGGGACGTGTGTGGACGAGAGATGTCAGTGTGTAGTTGGTTTCTCCGGGTTCCTCTGTGAAATCG CGTGCACGGATAATAGCGAGTGTTTCAACATGGCAACCTGTGATATACGATCGGGAGAGTGTATCTGCCTGCAAGGATACACAGGGCCAAAGTGTGGACTTGGTGTGG GTAACCAACCACTATGCATGATCGATAGAGACTGCCTTAACGGAGGTACATGTGAGAATGACGGGACATGTACATGCATCAATGATTTCAAAGGACAGTATTGTGAAATAG TTCCGGCGGCTTCGTCCACGGTTGTTATTATCGTGTCAGTCGTTGCAGTTATCCTGGTCTTACTCGTTATAATCCTAGTTATTATACTCCTCAAGAAGCACAGATCCAGGAAAAGAAACCAAACAAATAATGGACATGTAGAGATGGCGCCCAGG TCTAGATCAAACGATTACATTGGCGTCAGGGATGACAATAGGTGGTCCGGCTTGACAGGTTCTCTCTTGAAGGCTGAAAACTTTGAGCCGACCGGGAAGGAGTTTCCGAGGGAGCTGCTCCACGTGATGGGAGAGCTTGGAGCAGGCTCGTTTGCCAACGTACACAAAGCTGAAGCTGATGGTATCATAAAGAAGGGAATTATGACGACTGTTGCTGTCAAGATGTTAAAGA CCTCAGCGACTGAGACAGACAAGAGTGATTTTAATAAAGAGAGAAATATGTATCTGAATCTGGGATCTCATCCGAATGTTGTGAAAATGCTAGGATTCTGCACTGAACAGG AACCCTATTTCCTTATCATGGAGTACCTACCCAATGGTAACCTGCAGTCCTACCTGAGACACATACGTACAGGTTCCAAGGAGCAATATGGCAACATCAAGGAGGAGAAAAGAAACTTTCTACTTCCGGATGAAATCTTATCCTTTGCCAACATGGTCGCCAACGGGATGGAATTCCTCTCCTCGAAATCG tgTATTCACCGTGACCTTGCCACACGAAATATTCTACTTGGAGAGGATCTTGTCGCCAAGGTGTCTGATTTCGGACTCGCTCGAGATATCCAAGATGAACAGCAATACGAGATGAAATCAAAGGGTCGGGTACCAGTGCGTTGGATGGCCCCGGAATCGTTACACGACAACATCTATACTTCAAAGAGTGACGTGTGGGGTTATGCTGTGCTCATGTGGGAACTAGTTACGCTAG GTTCACATCCCTACCCAGGTATGTCATCTCGTGAGGTCATGGAAAAGATCAAGGTTGGCTACAGGCTTCCCAAACCAGAGCACTGCAGTGATGAAAT CTTTGACTTAATGAAAGAATGCTGGAGTGAAAATCCGGACCAAAGACCAACCTTCACTGAGATATGCACGAAACTGGATCGCCTGATGGCTGACGCTAGT GGATACCTCATTATGTCTGATCTGAATAAAGATGACTACCTCTACCTAGAACCGAACCAGACTAAGACTAACACAGCGGATGATGTCTGA
- the LOC139951639 gene encoding uncharacterized protein isoform X1 has translation MGFVDSTMFLASTIVFLVFLQKVTSQNCSLMSGPTECQNGGTCQQPDLTCMCTLGFIGRYCEIPITSQDCSSMPGPTDCKNGGTCNTELICMCTPEYVGTFCDFPRCTTAGDCLNGGYCLIQSPPELNECMCAAGFGGDRCEIPGCTGSLECQNGGTCLKVPPPDLNTCICASGFEGFRCELPNGFVGCSSSVDCLNGGTCIIQPEGNECMCAYGFEGDMCEDAVTGVDGFDEPCSGMGEGYCLNEGVCEPLNDDPSRWKCRCTSEYAGPICEDEKACSASNMCSDQGTCVDERCQCVVGFSGFLCEIACTDNSECFNMATCDIRSGECICLQGYTGPKCGLGVGNQPLCMIDRDCLNGGTCENDGTCTCINDFKGQYCEIACSANSQCKNGGKCRIKKGKCDCVDGATGVRCQMLPAASSTVVIIVSVVAVILVLLVIILVIILLKKHRSRKRNQTNNGHVEMAPRSRSNDYIGVRDDNRWSGLTGSLLKAENFEPTGKEFPRELLHVMGELGAGSFANVHKAEADGIIKKGIMTTVAVKMLKTSATETDKSDFNKERNMYLNLGSHPNVVKMLGFCTEQEPYFLIMEYLPNGNLQSYLRHIRTGSKEQYGNIKEEKRNFLLPDEILSFANMVANGMEFLSSKSCIHRDLATRNILLGEDLVAKVSDFGLARDIQDEQQYEMKSKGRVPVRWMAPESLHDNIYTSKSDVWGYAVLMWELVTLGSHPYPGMSSREVMEKIKVGYRLPKPEHCSDEIFDLMKECWSENPDQRPTFTEICTKLDRLMADASGYLIMSDLNKDDYLYLEPNQTKTNTADDV, from the exons ATGGGTTTCGTGGACTCAACGATGTTTTTGGCCAGCACTATTGTGTTCTTGGTGTTCTTGCAGAAAG tgacgtcacagaatTGCTCGCTAATGTCTGGACCAACGGAATGTCAAAACGGAGGCACTTGCCAACAACCTGACTTGACTTGTATGTGCACCCTTGGGTTCATTGGTCGCTATTGTGAAATACCTA TAACGTCACAGGACTGCTCATCAATGCCAGGACCAACGGACTGTAAAAACGGCGGCACTTGCAACACTGAATTGATATGTATGTGCACTCCTGAGTACGTCGGTACCTTTTGTGACTTCCCAA GGTGCACGACTGCAGGGGACTGTTTGAATGGTGGATATTGTCTGATTCAATCACCACCTGAGTTGAATGAGTGTATGTGTGCTGCTGGGTTTGGAGGAGACAGGTGCGAGATTCCTG GATGCACAGGTTCATTGGAGTGTCAGAACGGAGGAACTTGTCTTAAAGTACCACCACCGGATCTCAATACGTGTATTTGTGCTTCTGGGTTTGAAGGATTTAGATGTGAGCTACCGAATGGTTTTGTAGGGTGCAGCAGCTCGGTGGACTGCCTGAACGGAGGAACTTGTATTATTCAACCTGAAGGAAATGAATGTATGTGTGCTTATGGATTCGAAGGTGATATGTGCGAGGACGCTG TTACTGGAGTTGATGGTTTTGATGAGCCTTGTTCTGGTATGGGTGAAGGGTATTGCCTGAACGAGGGTGTTTGCGAACCTCTGAATGACGACCCATCTCGTTGGAAATGTAGATGCACATCGGAATACGCAGGACCCATTTGCGAAGACGAAA AGGCCTGTTCTGCAAGCAATATGTGCTCTGATCAAGGGACGTGTGTGGACGAGAGATGTCAGTGTGTAGTTGGTTTCTCCGGGTTCCTCTGTGAAATCG CGTGCACGGATAATAGCGAGTGTTTCAACATGGCAACCTGTGATATACGATCGGGAGAGTGTATCTGCCTGCAAGGATACACAGGGCCAAAGTGTGGACTTGGTGTGG GTAACCAACCACTATGCATGATCGATAGAGACTGCCTTAACGGAGGTACATGTGAGAATGACGGGACATGTACATGCATCAATGATTTCAAAGGACAGTATTGTGAAATAG CTTGTTCCGCCAATAGCCAATGCAAGAACGGGGGCAAATGCAgaattaaaaaaggaaaatgcgACTGTGTTGATGGTGCTACTGGGGTCCGATGTCAAATGC TTCCGGCGGCTTCGTCCACGGTTGTTATTATCGTGTCAGTCGTTGCAGTTATCCTGGTCTTACTCGTTATAATCCTAGTTATTATACTCCTCAAGAAGCACAGATCCAGGAAAAGAAACCAAACAAATAATGGACATGTAGAGATGGCGCCCAGG TCTAGATCAAACGATTACATTGGCGTCAGGGATGACAATAGGTGGTCCGGCTTGACAGGTTCTCTCTTGAAGGCTGAAAACTTTGAGCCGACCGGGAAGGAGTTTCCGAGGGAGCTGCTCCACGTGATGGGAGAGCTTGGAGCAGGCTCGTTTGCCAACGTACACAAAGCTGAAGCTGATGGTATCATAAAGAAGGGAATTATGACGACTGTTGCTGTCAAGATGTTAAAGA CCTCAGCGACTGAGACAGACAAGAGTGATTTTAATAAAGAGAGAAATATGTATCTGAATCTGGGATCTCATCCGAATGTTGTGAAAATGCTAGGATTCTGCACTGAACAGG AACCCTATTTCCTTATCATGGAGTACCTACCCAATGGTAACCTGCAGTCCTACCTGAGACACATACGTACAGGTTCCAAGGAGCAATATGGCAACATCAAGGAGGAGAAAAGAAACTTTCTACTTCCGGATGAAATCTTATCCTTTGCCAACATGGTCGCCAACGGGATGGAATTCCTCTCCTCGAAATCG tgTATTCACCGTGACCTTGCCACACGAAATATTCTACTTGGAGAGGATCTTGTCGCCAAGGTGTCTGATTTCGGACTCGCTCGAGATATCCAAGATGAACAGCAATACGAGATGAAATCAAAGGGTCGGGTACCAGTGCGTTGGATGGCCCCGGAATCGTTACACGACAACATCTATACTTCAAAGAGTGACGTGTGGGGTTATGCTGTGCTCATGTGGGAACTAGTTACGCTAG GTTCACATCCCTACCCAGGTATGTCATCTCGTGAGGTCATGGAAAAGATCAAGGTTGGCTACAGGCTTCCCAAACCAGAGCACTGCAGTGATGAAAT CTTTGACTTAATGAAAGAATGCTGGAGTGAAAATCCGGACCAAAGACCAACCTTCACTGAGATATGCACGAAACTGGATCGCCTGATGGCTGACGCTAGT GGATACCTCATTATGTCTGATCTGAATAAAGATGACTACCTCTACCTAGAACCGAACCAGACTAAGACTAACACAGCGGATGATGTCTGA
- the LOC139951639 gene encoding uncharacterized protein isoform X4: protein MGFVDSTMFLASTIVFLVFLQKVTSQDCSSMPGPTDCKNGGTCNTELICMCTPEYVGTFCDFPRCTTAGDCLNGGYCLIQSPPELNECMCAAGFGGDRCEIPGCTGSLECQNGGTCLKVPPPDLNTCICASGFEGFRCELPNGFVGCSSSVDCLNGGTCIIQPEGNECMCAYGFEGDMCEDAVTGVDGFDEPCSGMGEGYCLNEGVCEPLNDDPSRWKCRCTSEYAGPICEDEKACSASNMCSDQGTCVDERCQCVVGFSGFLCEIACTDNSECFNMATCDIRSGECICLQGYTGPKCGLGVGNQPLCMIDRDCLNGGTCENDGTCTCINDFKGQYCEIACSANSQCKNGGKCRIKKGKCDCVDGATGVRCQMLPAASSTVVIIVSVVAVILVLLVIILVIILLKKHRSRKRNQTNNGHVEMAPRSRSNDYIGVRDDNRWSGLTGSLLKAENFEPTGKEFPRELLHVMGELGAGSFANVHKAEADGIIKKGIMTTVAVKMLKTSATETDKSDFNKERNMYLNLGSHPNVVKMLGFCTEQEPYFLIMEYLPNGNLQSYLRHIRTGSKEQYGNIKEEKRNFLLPDEILSFANMVANGMEFLSSKSCIHRDLATRNILLGEDLVAKVSDFGLARDIQDEQQYEMKSKGRVPVRWMAPESLHDNIYTSKSDVWGYAVLMWELVTLGSHPYPGMSSREVMEKIKVGYRLPKPEHCSDEIFDLMKECWSENPDQRPTFTEICTKLDRLMADASGYLIMSDLNKDDYLYLEPNQTKTNTADDV from the exons ATGGGTTTCGTGGACTCAACGATGTTTTTGGCCAGCACTATTGTGTTCTTGGTGTTCTTGCAGAAAG TAACGTCACAGGACTGCTCATCAATGCCAGGACCAACGGACTGTAAAAACGGCGGCACTTGCAACACTGAATTGATATGTATGTGCACTCCTGAGTACGTCGGTACCTTTTGTGACTTCCCAA GGTGCACGACTGCAGGGGACTGTTTGAATGGTGGATATTGTCTGATTCAATCACCACCTGAGTTGAATGAGTGTATGTGTGCTGCTGGGTTTGGAGGAGACAGGTGCGAGATTCCTG GATGCACAGGTTCATTGGAGTGTCAGAACGGAGGAACTTGTCTTAAAGTACCACCACCGGATCTCAATACGTGTATTTGTGCTTCTGGGTTTGAAGGATTTAGATGTGAGCTACCGAATGGTTTTGTAGGGTGCAGCAGCTCGGTGGACTGCCTGAACGGAGGAACTTGTATTATTCAACCTGAAGGAAATGAATGTATGTGTGCTTATGGATTCGAAGGTGATATGTGCGAGGACGCTG TTACTGGAGTTGATGGTTTTGATGAGCCTTGTTCTGGTATGGGTGAAGGGTATTGCCTGAACGAGGGTGTTTGCGAACCTCTGAATGACGACCCATCTCGTTGGAAATGTAGATGCACATCGGAATACGCAGGACCCATTTGCGAAGACGAAA AGGCCTGTTCTGCAAGCAATATGTGCTCTGATCAAGGGACGTGTGTGGACGAGAGATGTCAGTGTGTAGTTGGTTTCTCCGGGTTCCTCTGTGAAATCG CGTGCACGGATAATAGCGAGTGTTTCAACATGGCAACCTGTGATATACGATCGGGAGAGTGTATCTGCCTGCAAGGATACACAGGGCCAAAGTGTGGACTTGGTGTGG GTAACCAACCACTATGCATGATCGATAGAGACTGCCTTAACGGAGGTACATGTGAGAATGACGGGACATGTACATGCATCAATGATTTCAAAGGACAGTATTGTGAAATAG CTTGTTCCGCCAATAGCCAATGCAAGAACGGGGGCAAATGCAgaattaaaaaaggaaaatgcgACTGTGTTGATGGTGCTACTGGGGTCCGATGTCAAATGC TTCCGGCGGCTTCGTCCACGGTTGTTATTATCGTGTCAGTCGTTGCAGTTATCCTGGTCTTACTCGTTATAATCCTAGTTATTATACTCCTCAAGAAGCACAGATCCAGGAAAAGAAACCAAACAAATAATGGACATGTAGAGATGGCGCCCAGG TCTAGATCAAACGATTACATTGGCGTCAGGGATGACAATAGGTGGTCCGGCTTGACAGGTTCTCTCTTGAAGGCTGAAAACTTTGAGCCGACCGGGAAGGAGTTTCCGAGGGAGCTGCTCCACGTGATGGGAGAGCTTGGAGCAGGCTCGTTTGCCAACGTACACAAAGCTGAAGCTGATGGTATCATAAAGAAGGGAATTATGACGACTGTTGCTGTCAAGATGTTAAAGA CCTCAGCGACTGAGACAGACAAGAGTGATTTTAATAAAGAGAGAAATATGTATCTGAATCTGGGATCTCATCCGAATGTTGTGAAAATGCTAGGATTCTGCACTGAACAGG AACCCTATTTCCTTATCATGGAGTACCTACCCAATGGTAACCTGCAGTCCTACCTGAGACACATACGTACAGGTTCCAAGGAGCAATATGGCAACATCAAGGAGGAGAAAAGAAACTTTCTACTTCCGGATGAAATCTTATCCTTTGCCAACATGGTCGCCAACGGGATGGAATTCCTCTCCTCGAAATCG tgTATTCACCGTGACCTTGCCACACGAAATATTCTACTTGGAGAGGATCTTGTCGCCAAGGTGTCTGATTTCGGACTCGCTCGAGATATCCAAGATGAACAGCAATACGAGATGAAATCAAAGGGTCGGGTACCAGTGCGTTGGATGGCCCCGGAATCGTTACACGACAACATCTATACTTCAAAGAGTGACGTGTGGGGTTATGCTGTGCTCATGTGGGAACTAGTTACGCTAG GTTCACATCCCTACCCAGGTATGTCATCTCGTGAGGTCATGGAAAAGATCAAGGTTGGCTACAGGCTTCCCAAACCAGAGCACTGCAGTGATGAAAT CTTTGACTTAATGAAAGAATGCTGGAGTGAAAATCCGGACCAAAGACCAACCTTCACTGAGATATGCACGAAACTGGATCGCCTGATGGCTGACGCTAGT GGATACCTCATTATGTCTGATCTGAATAAAGATGACTACCTCTACCTAGAACCGAACCAGACTAAGACTAACACAGCGGATGATGTCTGA
- the LOC139951639 gene encoding uncharacterized protein isoform X5, with translation MYRIRILFAIKLHWVTEGPRKITSQDCSSMPGPTDCKNGGTCNTELICMCTPEYVGTFCDFPRCTTAGDCLNGGYCLIQSPPELNECMCAAGFGGDRCEIPGCTGSLECQNGGTCLKVPPPDLNTCICASGFEGFRCELPNGFVGCSSSVDCLNGGTCIIQPEGNECMCAYGFEGDMCEDAVTGVDGFDEPCSGMGEGYCLNEGVCEPLNDDPSRWKCRCTSEYAGPICEDEKACSASNMCSDQGTCVDERCQCVVGFSGFLCEIACTDNSECFNMATCDIRSGECICLQGYTGPKCGLGVGNQPLCMIDRDCLNGGTCENDGTCTCINDFKGQYCEIACSANSQCKNGGKCRIKKGKCDCVDGATGVRCQMLPAASSTVVIIVSVVAVILVLLVIILVIILLKKHRSRKRNQTNNGHVEMAPRSRSNDYIGVRDDNRWSGLTGSLLKAENFEPTGKEFPRELLHVMGELGAGSFANVHKAEADGIIKKGIMTTVAVKMLKTSATETDKSDFNKERNMYLNLGSHPNVVKMLGFCTEQEPYFLIMEYLPNGNLQSYLRHIRTGSKEQYGNIKEEKRNFLLPDEILSFANMVANGMEFLSSKSCIHRDLATRNILLGEDLVAKVSDFGLARDIQDEQQYEMKSKGRVPVRWMAPESLHDNIYTSKSDVWGYAVLMWELVTLGSHPYPGMSSREVMEKIKVGYRLPKPEHCSDEIFDLMKECWSENPDQRPTFTEICTKLDRLMADASGYLIMSDLNKDDYLYLEPNQTKTNTADDV, from the exons ATGTATAGAATTAGAATATTATTTGCAATTAAATTGCACTGGGTGACAGAGGGACCAAGAAAGA TAACGTCACAGGACTGCTCATCAATGCCAGGACCAACGGACTGTAAAAACGGCGGCACTTGCAACACTGAATTGATATGTATGTGCACTCCTGAGTACGTCGGTACCTTTTGTGACTTCCCAA GGTGCACGACTGCAGGGGACTGTTTGAATGGTGGATATTGTCTGATTCAATCACCACCTGAGTTGAATGAGTGTATGTGTGCTGCTGGGTTTGGAGGAGACAGGTGCGAGATTCCTG GATGCACAGGTTCATTGGAGTGTCAGAACGGAGGAACTTGTCTTAAAGTACCACCACCGGATCTCAATACGTGTATTTGTGCTTCTGGGTTTGAAGGATTTAGATGTGAGCTACCGAATGGTTTTGTAGGGTGCAGCAGCTCGGTGGACTGCCTGAACGGAGGAACTTGTATTATTCAACCTGAAGGAAATGAATGTATGTGTGCTTATGGATTCGAAGGTGATATGTGCGAGGACGCTG TTACTGGAGTTGATGGTTTTGATGAGCCTTGTTCTGGTATGGGTGAAGGGTATTGCCTGAACGAGGGTGTTTGCGAACCTCTGAATGACGACCCATCTCGTTGGAAATGTAGATGCACATCGGAATACGCAGGACCCATTTGCGAAGACGAAA AGGCCTGTTCTGCAAGCAATATGTGCTCTGATCAAGGGACGTGTGTGGACGAGAGATGTCAGTGTGTAGTTGGTTTCTCCGGGTTCCTCTGTGAAATCG CGTGCACGGATAATAGCGAGTGTTTCAACATGGCAACCTGTGATATACGATCGGGAGAGTGTATCTGCCTGCAAGGATACACAGGGCCAAAGTGTGGACTTGGTGTGG GTAACCAACCACTATGCATGATCGATAGAGACTGCCTTAACGGAGGTACATGTGAGAATGACGGGACATGTACATGCATCAATGATTTCAAAGGACAGTATTGTGAAATAG CTTGTTCCGCCAATAGCCAATGCAAGAACGGGGGCAAATGCAgaattaaaaaaggaaaatgcgACTGTGTTGATGGTGCTACTGGGGTCCGATGTCAAATGC TTCCGGCGGCTTCGTCCACGGTTGTTATTATCGTGTCAGTCGTTGCAGTTATCCTGGTCTTACTCGTTATAATCCTAGTTATTATACTCCTCAAGAAGCACAGATCCAGGAAAAGAAACCAAACAAATAATGGACATGTAGAGATGGCGCCCAGG TCTAGATCAAACGATTACATTGGCGTCAGGGATGACAATAGGTGGTCCGGCTTGACAGGTTCTCTCTTGAAGGCTGAAAACTTTGAGCCGACCGGGAAGGAGTTTCCGAGGGAGCTGCTCCACGTGATGGGAGAGCTTGGAGCAGGCTCGTTTGCCAACGTACACAAAGCTGAAGCTGATGGTATCATAAAGAAGGGAATTATGACGACTGTTGCTGTCAAGATGTTAAAGA CCTCAGCGACTGAGACAGACAAGAGTGATTTTAATAAAGAGAGAAATATGTATCTGAATCTGGGATCTCATCCGAATGTTGTGAAAATGCTAGGATTCTGCACTGAACAGG AACCCTATTTCCTTATCATGGAGTACCTACCCAATGGTAACCTGCAGTCCTACCTGAGACACATACGTACAGGTTCCAAGGAGCAATATGGCAACATCAAGGAGGAGAAAAGAAACTTTCTACTTCCGGATGAAATCTTATCCTTTGCCAACATGGTCGCCAACGGGATGGAATTCCTCTCCTCGAAATCG tgTATTCACCGTGACCTTGCCACACGAAATATTCTACTTGGAGAGGATCTTGTCGCCAAGGTGTCTGATTTCGGACTCGCTCGAGATATCCAAGATGAACAGCAATACGAGATGAAATCAAAGGGTCGGGTACCAGTGCGTTGGATGGCCCCGGAATCGTTACACGACAACATCTATACTTCAAAGAGTGACGTGTGGGGTTATGCTGTGCTCATGTGGGAACTAGTTACGCTAG GTTCACATCCCTACCCAGGTATGTCATCTCGTGAGGTCATGGAAAAGATCAAGGTTGGCTACAGGCTTCCCAAACCAGAGCACTGCAGTGATGAAAT CTTTGACTTAATGAAAGAATGCTGGAGTGAAAATCCGGACCAAAGACCAACCTTCACTGAGATATGCACGAAACTGGATCGCCTGATGGCTGACGCTAGT GGATACCTCATTATGTCTGATCTGAATAAAGATGACTACCTCTACCTAGAACCGAACCAGACTAAGACTAACACAGCGGATGATGTCTGA